The following proteins are encoded in a genomic region of Phycisphaera sp.:
- the tadA gene encoding Flp pilus assembly complex ATPase component TadA: MDLTQPLLTSTPSVMLAEAFVLASWWKAILFVAMFAGWGWFVSSVADKHAARFYLPREKWNMVYMATALLAIVVIVVNPLSGIVAFLVAFPVVALLLAVPPLMYVQMANKDERVPEEHHLTMNIASWMEARKTAKEAKKSARVQLAIVKPDGITMEAPEDGTAEMIVRAAAEKLYIDGVAGRAHKIELLPAGEQGYAVAHTVDGLRTVVGEPLAPQDAMRVIAFWQTASGLEAGERRRQVGEPDVSKGGERHHLRVISSGGQQGLKLTIVVDPSKSVRRKGDNLGLLPQQREVLQKLVDDGTGVVLLAAPKGMGRTTMLYTLLKMHDAYTSNIQSIELEQQDTLEGIRQNVWSPTGKGPDHATLLRSILRRDPSVVGVAEVVDEATALESAKGDLDHTRVYLSVPAENALQAVEMYRRALHDNGLAAQALKGVVAGKLVRALAESSREAYVPSPDMLKKLGLSPDKVKTLYRHRTHIEVNKKMVPCPESGGTGFVGQIGVFELYTIGADEKAAIEQGDMNALATAFRKQGVPSIQQAAIVRAVEGATSVDEVIRVTVGSSKSKSTSSPKPATAST, from the coding sequence GTGGATCTGACCCAGCCCTTGCTCACCTCTACGCCCTCGGTCATGCTGGCCGAAGCGTTCGTGCTCGCTTCCTGGTGGAAGGCGATTCTCTTCGTGGCTATGTTCGCCGGTTGGGGATGGTTCGTCTCCAGCGTGGCGGACAAGCACGCGGCCCGGTTCTACCTCCCTCGTGAGAAGTGGAACATGGTGTACATGGCGACCGCGTTGCTGGCGATCGTGGTGATCGTGGTCAACCCGCTCTCGGGCATCGTGGCGTTCCTGGTCGCCTTTCCCGTTGTGGCGTTGCTGCTGGCAGTTCCGCCGCTCATGTACGTGCAGATGGCCAATAAGGACGAGCGGGTGCCCGAGGAGCACCACCTGACGATGAATATCGCCAGTTGGATGGAAGCACGCAAGACCGCGAAGGAAGCCAAGAAGTCCGCGCGTGTCCAGCTTGCCATCGTCAAGCCCGATGGCATTACGATGGAAGCGCCCGAAGACGGCACCGCCGAGATGATCGTGCGTGCGGCTGCCGAGAAGTTGTACATCGATGGTGTTGCCGGGCGGGCTCACAAGATCGAACTGCTCCCCGCCGGCGAGCAGGGCTACGCGGTTGCCCATACCGTGGATGGGCTCCGTACCGTGGTAGGCGAGCCGCTGGCGCCGCAGGACGCGATGCGGGTGATCGCGTTCTGGCAGACCGCCTCGGGCCTGGAGGCCGGCGAGCGCCGCCGCCAGGTGGGCGAGCCGGACGTATCCAAGGGCGGCGAGCGTCACCACTTGCGAGTGATCTCCAGCGGCGGCCAGCAGGGCCTCAAGCTTACGATCGTGGTTGACCCGTCCAAGTCGGTCCGCCGCAAGGGCGACAACCTTGGGCTGTTGCCGCAGCAACGCGAGGTGTTACAGAAACTCGTCGATGATGGCACGGGTGTTGTGCTGCTGGCGGCCCCCAAGGGCATGGGCCGCACGACGATGCTGTACACCTTGCTGAAGATGCACGACGCGTACACGTCGAACATCCAGAGCATCGAACTCGAGCAGCAGGACACACTCGAGGGTATCCGCCAGAACGTGTGGAGCCCGACGGGCAAGGGGCCCGACCATGCCACCCTGCTGCGGTCGATCCTGCGTCGCGACCCGAGCGTCGTGGGTGTGGCCGAGGTGGTCGACGAGGCGACGGCTCTGGAGTCGGCCAAGGGCGATCTTGACCACACGCGTGTGTACCTGTCGGTGCCCGCGGAGAACGCGTTGCAGGCGGTCGAGATGTACCGCCGGGCGCTGCACGACAATGGGTTGGCGGCCCAGGCACTGAAGGGTGTGGTCGCGGGCAAGCTGGTGCGGGCCCTGGCCGAATCCAGCCGCGAGGCCTACGTGCCGAGTCCGGACATGCTCAAGAAGCTGGGCCTGTCTCCCGACAAGGTCAAGACGCTGTACCGCCACCGCACGCACATCGAGGTCAACAAGAAGATGGTGCCCTGCCCCGAGAGCGGCGGCACCGGATTTGTCGGCCAGATCGGTGTGTTCGAGTTGTACACCATCGGTGCCGACGAGAAGGCCGCCATCGAGCAGGGTGACATGAACGC
- a CDS encoding PilT/PilU family type 4a pilus ATPase, giving the protein MSSGNTAVHSEESATGHTAPISDFMGVKRDPHATRLGEFLKTCIKFGASDLIIKTDQPPKLRVRGALKPLDTAPVTSADWVEIIKATLDEQQLEDLAHFGSVDFAYDYDDSARFRMNLFKARGRISLAARLITSNILPFEKLHLPEAMGKIALQPQGVVLLSGVTGSGKSTTIASMIDYVNQRKPIHIVTIEDPIEYIFNDKKATINQREIGIDVLDFNIALKALVRENPDLVLIGEMRDKSTFEAALNAAETGHLVYGTIHASSTTQTFSRIYGLFETDEVEGIRRMLAYQMRAFVYQKLLPTLHEHIPRIPAIEILINDTVVQKHILEEREGELREYLNSIEAQQQGMVDFNAWLVKLIEEEYIHQRIAMESSPNKDDLQMRLKKFGGASQKR; this is encoded by the coding sequence ATGAGCAGCGGAAACACGGCGGTCCACAGCGAAGAGTCGGCCACGGGGCACACCGCCCCGATTTCGGACTTCATGGGCGTGAAGCGGGATCCCCACGCCACCAGGCTGGGCGAGTTCCTGAAGACCTGTATCAAGTTCGGGGCATCGGACCTGATCATCAAGACCGACCAGCCCCCGAAGCTGCGTGTGCGTGGTGCCCTCAAGCCGCTGGACACGGCCCCCGTGACCAGCGCCGACTGGGTAGAGATCATCAAGGCCACCCTGGACGAGCAGCAACTCGAGGATCTGGCCCACTTCGGCAGCGTGGATTTCGCGTACGACTACGACGACAGCGCCCGTTTCCGCATGAACCTGTTCAAGGCCCGAGGCCGCATCTCGCTGGCGGCCCGCTTGATCACGAGCAACATCCTTCCCTTCGAGAAGTTGCACCTGCCCGAGGCGATGGGCAAGATCGCGTTGCAGCCCCAGGGCGTGGTGCTGCTGAGCGGTGTGACCGGGTCGGGCAAGTCGACGACGATCGCGTCAATGATCGATTATGTAAACCAGCGCAAACCGATCCACATCGTGACGATCGAGGATCCGATCGAGTACATCTTCAACGACAAGAAGGCGACGATTAACCAGCGCGAGATCGGCATCGACGTGCTGGACTTCAACATCGCGCTGAAGGCCCTGGTGCGTGAGAATCCCGACCTCGTGCTGATCGGTGAGATGCGCGATAAGTCGACCTTCGAGGCCGCGCTGAACGCGGCCGAGACGGGCCACCTTGTGTATGGGACCATCCACGCGTCGAGTACGACTCAAACGTTCAGTCGTATCTACGGCTTGTTTGAGACCGACGAGGTCGAGGGCATCCGCCGGATGCTCGCCTACCAGATGCGGGCGTTCGTGTACCAGAAGCTGCTGCCGACGCTGCACGAGCACATCCCGCGTATCCCGGCCATCGAGATCCTGATCAACGACACGGTCGTGCAGAAGCACATCCTCGAGGAACGCGAGGGCGAGCTTCGTGAGTACCTGAACTCCATCGAGGCCCAGCAGCAGGGCATGGTGGACTTCAACGCGTGGCTCGTGAAGCTGATCGAGGAAGAGTACATCCACCAGCGCATCGCGATGGAGAGCAGCCCCAACAAGGATGATCTCCAGATGCGCCTGAAGAAGTTTGGCGGCGCCTCGCAGAAGCGCTGA
- a CDS encoding sigma-70 family RNA polymerase sigma factor, which translates to MRQNRGQGPSPLEQARRRQHAGIAGQGTVARGARRRLSPDDERLLDQIMAQEMDYIDSPAFYEDAADTKIYDEAPDVQKPDTAWYHPVMDDLSATRTRTVKSSQQVILTAAEEKVLFHQFNYARHRVWMLQQEVWENPNRKPNPEQAEKILWWYRRADLIREQIAETNLALVLAMAKRTRMSEVDFADLVSEGNMALLRAVDKFDAGRGYKFSTYACRAILKAFSRQGMKLSKYRQRFPTDFDPKLEKSNFLETKRADFERDAAEEVKRIVNDNRAELTDVERTVIEHRFGLESGEEKPMTLEQVGQIIGVTKERVRQIQNKAMEKLRLELEANFLGLRQEEEEQAEAEAAPA; encoded by the coding sequence ATGAGGCAGAATCGAGGCCAGGGACCAAGCCCGCTTGAGCAGGCTCGCCGCCGGCAGCACGCCGGTATTGCGGGTCAGGGCACCGTGGCGCGCGGAGCGCGGCGCCGTCTGAGCCCCGACGATGAGCGGCTGCTGGACCAGATCATGGCCCAGGAGATGGACTACATCGACAGCCCGGCGTTCTACGAGGACGCCGCCGACACGAAGATCTACGACGAGGCTCCTGATGTTCAGAAGCCCGATACCGCGTGGTATCACCCAGTCATGGACGACCTGTCGGCCACCCGCACCCGGACCGTGAAGAGCAGCCAGCAGGTCATCCTGACGGCCGCCGAGGAAAAGGTGCTGTTCCACCAGTTCAACTACGCGCGACACCGGGTGTGGATGCTCCAGCAGGAAGTCTGGGAAAACCCGAATCGCAAGCCGAATCCCGAGCAGGCCGAGAAGATCCTGTGGTGGTATCGGCGTGCCGACCTGATCCGCGAGCAGATCGCCGAGACCAACCTCGCGCTGGTGCTGGCTATGGCCAAACGCACCCGCATGAGCGAGGTGGACTTTGCCGACCTGGTGAGCGAGGGCAACATGGCCCTGCTCCGTGCGGTTGACAAGTTCGACGCCGGTCGTGGGTACAAGTTCAGTACCTACGCCTGCCGGGCCATCCTGAAGGCCTTCAGCCGCCAGGGCATGAAGCTGAGCAAGTACCGCCAGCGCTTCCCGACCGATTTCGACCCCAAGCTCGAGAAGTCCAACTTCCTCGAGACCAAGCGGGCCGACTTCGAGCGTGACGCGGCCGAGGAGGTCAAGCGGATTGTCAATGACAACCGTGCCGAACTCACCGACGTGGAGCGCACCGTCATCGAGCACCGCTTCGGGCTCGAGAGCGGCGAGGAGAAGCCCATGACCCTTGAGCAGGTCGGGCAGATCATCGGCGTGACCAAGGAGCGTGTCCGCCAGATCCAGAACAAGGCCATGGAAAAGCTGCGTCTGGAACTGGAGGCCAACTTCCTTGGGCTGAGGCAAGAGGAAGAAGAGCAGGCCGAGGCCGAGGCCGCTCCGGCCTGA
- a CDS encoding superoxide dismutase, which translates to MAFTLPDLPYAKDALEPHIDAKTMEIHHGKHHQGYVDKLNAALEGSPMANKSVEEVLKNINDVPQDKRQAVINNGGGHANHSLFWQVMGPKGGGSPDGDLAKAIDADLGGMDKFKDDFAAAAAGRFGSGWAWLVVDGGGKLQVTSTPNQDSPLMDGHTPILGVDVWEHAYYLNYQNRRPDYVKSWWNVVNWAKVAELYGKAKG; encoded by the coding sequence TCTGCCCTACGCCAAGGACGCCCTCGAGCCGCATATCGATGCGAAGACGATGGAGATCCACCACGGCAAGCACCACCAGGGCTATGTCGACAAGCTCAACGCTGCCCTCGAAGGCTCGCCGATGGCCAACAAGTCGGTCGAGGAGGTCCTCAAGAACATCAACGACGTGCCGCAAGATAAACGGCAGGCCGTAATCAACAACGGCGGCGGCCACGCCAACCACAGCCTGTTCTGGCAGGTCATGGGCCCCAAGGGCGGCGGGAGCCCCGACGGCGACCTGGCCAAGGCCATCGACGCCGACCTGGGCGGCATGGACAAGTTTAAGGACGATTTTGCCGCGGCCGCGGCCGGCCGCTTCGGCTCGGGCTGGGCCTGGCTGGTCGTCGATGGCGGCGGCAAGCTCCAGGTCACCAGCACGCCCAACCAGGACAGCCCGCTCATGGACGGCCACACCCCCATCCTGGGCGTCGACGTCTGGGAGCACGCGTACTACCTGAACTACCAGAACCGCCGCCCGGACTACGTGAAGTCGTGGTGGAACGTGGTAAATTGGGCCAAGGTGGCCGAGCTTTACGGCAAGGCCAAGGGCTGA